The nucleotide sequence CAGGAACGTCTCGCTGGTGACGTCCTCGGCGAGGTCGCGGTCACCGAGCCGGAACAGCACGTAGCGGTAGACGACGTCGACGTACCGGTCGTAGAGCCGGCCGAAGGCGGACGAGTCGCCGTCCTGCGCGGCCCGCACCAGGTCCCACGCCTCGGCCTTCGCCGCCTCGGCGCGCTCGTCGTCGGCGGCCTGCCTGCTCAGCGGCACGGCCGACGTCCGCCCGAAGACACGCTCGGCGAACATGGAGACGGGCCCGCGGCTGAGGGCGGTCGGGACGGTCATCGGGCGGCACCTCCGGCGGTGGCTTCGGCCCAGCGGGCCTCGGTACCCCCGGAATCCGGACGAGCAGGGGCCGGCCGGCTCGCGTGCCCCACGACCTCGTGGGCAGGCAAGTTCCTCACGGCGACTCCCTCTCTCCGGTCGCGACGGTGATCAACAACACCGGCGCGACGCAGTGCAGCATACGTGTAGTTACCGCTAAGTAGGTAGTGGTTCCGGGGTTGCGCAGACGCGACGCTCGCGGTCAGCACCCATGACGTCGCTTCAGATGACAGACTTGCAACGGTTCGCGCCGGGCGAGGAGAGGCAGGTCGCGGGTGAGTGCTCCAGAGGGGACGCAGCCGGGGGTCGGCGGGCTGCTCACACGGGCCGCGGGCACCTGGCCGGAGCACCCGGCCGTGCTCGAGACCGGCACCGGACGCGGCCTGAGCTACCGCCAGGTCGACGCGGCCGCCCACGCCCAGGCCCGCCGGCTGGCGGAGGCGGGCGTCGAGCCGGGCGACCGGGTGGGGCTGCGGCTGCCGACGTCGGTGGACTTCGTGGTCGCTTTCTTCGGCGCGCTGCGGGCGGGGGCGATCGTCGTGCCGCTCTCGCCGCAGGTGCCCGGGCCTGAACTCGCGAAGCTGCTCGAGCACAGCGGCGCGAAGGTCGTCGTCCAGCGCGATGCGGACGAGGACCTCCCGGACGGCGTGAGCGGTCTCACGCCCGTGGGTGACCCGGACGGAGGAGGCGAGTTCGCCGACGCCGGCCGGTCCGGGGAGGACATCGCGGTCGTTTCGTACACGTCGGGCACCACCGGGCCGCCGCGCGGGGTGATGCTGTCGCACCGCGCGCTGCTGGCGAACCTCGAGCAGATCGGCGCGGTCGAGGGCGTCCTCGAACACGACGACCGGGTGCTGATCACCATCCCGCTCTTCCACGTCTACGGCCTCGGGCCCGGCCTCCTGCAGGCGACCGCCGTCGGTGCGACCGCGGTCCTCTCGGAGCGCTTCGAGGCCCAGCGGACGCTGGACGACTGCGCCGGACACGGCGTCACCTCGATCACCGGCGTCCCGACGATGTACGGGGAGTTCGCGGCGCTCGGCGCCGACGAGCTCCGCCGCGGTCTGGCCACCGTGCGGCGGATGACCTCGGGCGCCGCGCCGCTGCACCCGAAGGTGCTGACCGCCATCCGCGAGGCCACCGGCCTCGACGTCTACGAGGGCTACGGCCTCACCGAATGCGCGCCGGTGGTGACCTCGACGCTGGTCACCGGCTACCCGAAGCCGGGCTCGGTCGGGCGGCCGCTGCCCGGGATCGAGCTGCGGCTGGTGGACAGCGACGGCACCGACCAGGCCGTGCCGCTCGACCCGGACGACGTCGACGACGTCTTCGAAGCCGATGGCGAGACCGGCCTGGTGTCGATCCGCGGCGCCAACCTCTTCTCCGGCTACTGGCCCGACGGCGGCCACGGCCCCGACGACGAGGGCTGGTTCCGCACCGGCGACGTCGGCTACCTCGACACCGACGGTGACCTGCACCTGGTCGACCGGGCCAACGACCTGATCATCGTCAACGGCTTCAACGTCTTCCCGCGCGAGGTGGAAGAGGTCATCGGGCAGCTGCCGGAGGTGGCCGAGGCCGCGGTCGTCGGCGTCGTCGACGAGCGCAGCGGCGAAGCGGTGAAGGCGGTCGTCGTGCCGGCGACCGGGGCGGCGCTGTCCGAGCAGCAGGTCGCCGACCACTGCGCGGCCCACCTGGCCGGCTACAAGGTGCCGCACCTGGTCGAGTTCGCCGAGTCGCTGCCGCACTCGGCCACCGGGAAGCTGCGCCGCCTGCGGTTGCGGTAGGTGCGGTAGGAAGGACGCATGGCGCACGAAGTGACGGTGATGGGCCGGGACGGTTGCCACCTCTGCGAGGTCGCCGAGGCGGAGGTCGCCCGGATCTGCGGTGAGCTCGGCGTCACCTGGAAGGCCGAGGACGTCGACACCGACCCGGAATGGCGGGCGGAGTACGGCGATCGCGTCCCGGTGATCCTGGTCGACGGCGCCGAGCACGGGTACTGGCGCGTCGAAGAGGACCGGCTCCGGCGCGCGCTCGCCTGACCCCACGCCGAGCCGTAACACGTCCGTAAGCCACATCGGCCCGCCGCGGCGGGCGCGTGCTCCGAAGATGGAGACGTGAGCACTCTGCAGGACGCGCCCCCCGAGGCGCCGCGTCGGCTTTCGCTGCCGGTCGCGACGCTGATCGGCCTCCTCGCGCTGGCCGCCGCCCTCGGCGTCGGCCACCTGATCGCGGGCTTCGTCGGGTACACGGCGTCGCCGTTCATCGCGGTGGCCAACTACGTCATCGACCACAGCCCGACCGCCGTCGTGAAGTGGGCCGAGCGGACGCTGGGCACCTGGGACAAGCCGGTGCTCAAGCTCG is from Amycolatopsis mediterranei and encodes:
- a CDS encoding long-chain-fatty-acid--CoA ligase, translating into MSAPEGTQPGVGGLLTRAAGTWPEHPAVLETGTGRGLSYRQVDAAAHAQARRLAEAGVEPGDRVGLRLPTSVDFVVAFFGALRAGAIVVPLSPQVPGPELAKLLEHSGAKVVVQRDADEDLPDGVSGLTPVGDPDGGGEFADAGRSGEDIAVVSYTSGTTGPPRGVMLSHRALLANLEQIGAVEGVLEHDDRVLITIPLFHVYGLGPGLLQATAVGATAVLSERFEAQRTLDDCAGHGVTSITGVPTMYGEFAALGADELRRGLATVRRMTSGAAPLHPKVLTAIREATGLDVYEGYGLTECAPVVTSTLVTGYPKPGSVGRPLPGIELRLVDSDGTDQAVPLDPDDVDDVFEADGETGLVSIRGANLFSGYWPDGGHGPDDEGWFRTGDVGYLDTDGDLHLVDRANDLIIVNGFNVFPREVEEVIGQLPEVAEAAVVGVVDERSGEAVKAVVVPATGAALSEQQVADHCAAHLAGYKVPHLVEFAESLPHSATGKLRRLRLR
- a CDS encoding glutaredoxin family protein — translated: MAHEVTVMGRDGCHLCEVAEAEVARICGELGVTWKAEDVDTDPEWRAEYGDRVPVILVDGAEHGYWRVEEDRLRRALA